The Lytechinus pictus isolate F3 Inbred chromosome 15, Lp3.0, whole genome shotgun sequence genome contains a region encoding:
- the LOC129277704 gene encoding probable palmitoyltransferase ZDHHC24, whose amino-acid sequence MAMIKWDVLIPKKTGDKIPVAFVLLELIIEIFFELYVVFPTLFEPFSQSYNIHLSIGLFLFFNFIGNFYLSIATDLTSGPNILPSVLKPDWTYCPTCMINSPPRASHCFICNICVLKRDHHCLYTGKCVGHNNQRYFMMMLVYFALGALYANYLNIEFTYEMLNSLNWRVVVTFFAPVIGWIFGFTQSLSFLTCLQCSTCVICLMLSLGMIYYHLALILRGQTTREWRKGIRRYNRGWCQNLLDVFGTRWYLIWLWPWISSPLPGDGIHFVKRDKNLENVKDI is encoded by the coding sequence ATGGCCATGATAAAATGGGACGTACTCATACCAAAGAAAACTGGTGACAAGATTCCTGTGGCCTTTGTTCTGCTGGAGCTGATAATTGAGATTTTCTTTGAGTTATATGTAGTATTTCCAACCCTCTTTGAGCCATTTTCCCAGAGTTACAACATCCATTTATCAATCggcctcttcctcttcttcaacTTCATCGGCAACTTCTACCTGAGCATTGCCACTGACTTGACATCGGGACCAAATATCCTCCCGTCGGTTCTAAAACCGGACTGGACTTACTGCCCTACCTGCATGATCAACAGCCCCCCTCGGGCATCCCACTGTTTCATCTGCAACATCTGTGTCCTGAAGCGTGACCACCACTGCCTGTACACCGGAAAATGCGTAGGACACAACAACCAGCGCTACTTCATGATGATGCTGGTGTACTTTGCGCTTGGCGCCCTCTACGCCAACTACCTGAACATTGAGTTCACGTACGAGATGCTCAACAGCCTCAATTGGCGAGTGGTCGTTACGTTCTTCGCTCCCGTCATTGGATGGATCTTTGGATTCACGCAGTCTCTCTCCTTCCTAACTTGCCTCCAGTGTAGCACCTGTGTTATTTGCCTCATGTTATCGTTGGGAATGATTTACTACCATTTAGCGCTCATCCTTCGAGGGCAGACCACCAGAGAATGGCGGAAAGGGATCCGTCGGTACAACCGAGGTTGGTGTCAGAACCTGCTGGACGTCTTCGGGACCAGGTGGTACCTGATTTGGTTGTGGCCGTGGATCTCATCCCCACTGCCAGGGGATGGCATCCATTTTGTGAAGAGAGATAAGAATTTGGAGAATGTGAAAGATATATGA